One Peptostreptococcus equinus genomic window carries:
- the fabZ gene encoding 3-hydroxyacyl-ACP dehydratase FabZ produces the protein MLEIEEIEKIIPHRYPFLLIDKVIEMDIGKNIKAVKCVSANEEFFNGHFPKHKVMPGVLLIESIAQAGAVSILSMDEYKGKIAFFSGIKQAKFRREVRPGDKLDIEVEIIKLRKNYGIGKGKIFCQEEICVEAEISFFIN, from the coding sequence ATGTTGGAGATAGAAGAAATAGAAAAAATAATACCTCACAGGTATCCATTTTTATTAATTGATAAAGTGATTGAAATGGATATAGGTAAGAATATAAAAGCCGTTAAATGTGTAAGTGCAAATGAAGAATTTTTTAATGGACATTTTCCTAAACATAAGGTAATGCCTGGGGTTTTATTAATAGAATCTATTGCACAAGCAGGTGCGGTTTCCATTTTATCAATGGACGAATACAAGGGAAAAATTGCATTTTTTTCAGGTATTAAGCAAGCAAAATTTAGAAGAGAAGTTAGGCCTGGTGATAAGTTAGATATTGAAGTTGAAATAATAAAACTTAGAAAAAATTACGGAATAGGTAAAGGGAAAATTTTTTGCCAAGAAGAAATATGCGTCGAGGCAGAAATAAGTTTTTTTATAAATTAA
- the mreC gene encoding rod shape-determining protein MreC, translating into MKLSKNNKTKLSRKLLASISIIALTIAITAVSFSNSGRLDLVESNVAFRLFYGFGKHLNNVVIGVGDFAGDIVHFKSNADKLDELKLENEKLRQEVINLKSDKNKLDSLDNLKKSLNYVQEDQKNKLVSTNIIGKNDGDWYKSFIIDAGSDSGIEKNSIVINGDGVVGIVYSVNNKYSKAISLVDSRASVGFKISGKENTKGVITTSSAIGSSEITSVKKSLQAYLFDAKAPVKEGDLLVTSGMGLYPENIPIGKVTEVMYNKNKSMKTIKIKPQVDFKNLDTVSVIPPRRVE; encoded by the coding sequence GTGAAGTTAAGCAAAAATAATAAGACAAAGCTAAGTAGAAAATTGCTTGCGTCTATAAGTATAATTGCGCTAACTATTGCTATAACAGCAGTGTCTTTTTCAAATTCAGGAAGATTAGATTTAGTTGAGTCAAATGTTGCATTTCGTCTATTTTATGGATTTGGTAAGCATTTAAATAATGTTGTAATTGGAGTTGGAGATTTTGCAGGTGATATAGTTCATTTTAAGTCAAATGCAGATAAGTTAGATGAATTAAAACTAGAAAATGAAAAATTAAGGCAAGAAGTAATAAACCTGAAAAGTGATAAAAACAAACTAGATAGTTTAGATAATTTGAAAAAATCATTGAACTATGTTCAAGAGGATCAAAAAAATAAATTAGTGTCAACTAATATAATAGGTAAAAATGATGGGGACTGGTATAAATCATTTATTATAGATGCAGGATCCGACAGTGGAATTGAAAAAAATAGCATTGTAATAAATGGCGATGGTGTAGTAGGTATTGTTTATAGCGTAAATAATAAATATTCTAAGGCAATTTCTTTAGTAGATTCTAGAGCATCTGTTGGATTTAAAATTTCTGGTAAAGAAAATACCAAAGGTGTTATTACAACATCTTCTGCTATTGGTAGCTCTGAAATTACAAGTGTAAAGAAATCACTACAGGCATATCTATTTGATGCAAAAGCACCAGTTAAAGAAGGTGATTTGTTGGTAACTTCAGGAATGGGATTATACCCAGAAAATATACCAATAGGAAAAGTTACTGAAGTAATGTATAACAAAAATAAGTCTATGAAAACAATAAAAATTAAACCACAGGTAGATTTTAAAAATCTAGATACTGTAAGTGTTATACCTCCTAGAAGGGTTGAATAG
- the radC gene encoding RadC family protein, which produces MKNIKIKELCDDQKPVEKMMKLGIKSLSNSELLAILIRTGNKNDNAISLGTKIIKNCDKGNSIRDLADVSIEELCNIVGIGNTKACIIKAAIELGIRVASYIPERYKITNPWDIYEFYMEKMRYNKKEIFKVILLNTKNEIIKDVDVSVGCLNSSIVHPREVFIEAIKHSANAIILMHNHPSGNPNPSKEDINITKRLFDSGRIIGIEVLDHIIIGEGTYVSLKEENIF; this is translated from the coding sequence ATGAAAAATATAAAAATAAAAGAACTATGTGATGATCAAAAACCAGTAGAAAAAATGATGAAATTGGGAATAAAAAGTCTATCTAATTCGGAACTTTTAGCCATATTAATTAGAACAGGAAATAAAAACGACAATGCTATATCTCTAGGAACAAAAATTATAAAAAATTGTGATAAAGGCAATTCCATTAGAGATTTGGCAGATGTTAGTATAGAGGAATTATGTAATATAGTTGGTATTGGCAATACTAAGGCGTGCATAATAAAAGCAGCTATTGAGTTAGGTATAAGAGTTGCTTCTTATATACCTGAAAGATATAAAATAACAAATCCATGGGATATTTATGAGTTTTATATGGAAAAAATGCGTTACAATAAAAAAGAAATATTTAAAGTCATATTGCTAAATACTAAAAATGAGATAATAAAGGATGTTGATGTATCAGTGGGTTGTTTAAATTCATCAATAGTACATCCCAGAGAGGTATTCATAGAAGCAATTAAACATAGTGCAAATGCAATTATATTGATGCACAATCATCCATCAGGTAATCCTAATCCCTCCAAGGAAGATATTAACATTACAAAAAGATTATTTGATTCAGGGAGAATAATAGGTATTGAAGTTCTTGATCATATAATAATTGGTGAGGGAACATATGTAAGTTTGAAGGAAGAAAATATATTTTAA
- the mreD gene encoding rod shape-determining protein MreD, whose translation MKNIILFLIGLLLIFVEVFFTNFIFSGVSVNLLLIYIVFISLYIDMNDSMILGSLLGLLGDLLAGGIIGINACLFVGTAYLIANVEKTIFKDDRKIVCLLVVLTSAIFSIINALVAAIFFVSPPLLVGFIKAVLIIPILNGGVAYIAYTLFSDRLIKLRKE comes from the coding sequence ATGAAAAATATTATATTATTTTTAATAGGCTTATTATTGATCTTTGTAGAAGTTTTTTTTACTAATTTTATTTTTAGTGGGGTCAGCGTAAATTTATTGTTGATATATATAGTATTTATATCTCTATATATAGATATGAATGATTCAATGATATTGGGTTCTTTACTAGGGCTATTAGGGGATTTATTAGCAGGTGGTATAATTGGTATTAACGCCTGCTTATTTGTTGGTACAGCCTATTTAATTGCAAATGTAGAAAAAACAATATTTAAAGACGATAGAAAGATTGTGTGCTTGCTTGTCGTATTGACAAGTGCTATATTTTCAATAATTAATGCATTGGTGGCAGCTATATTTTTTGTATCGCCACCTTTATTAGTTGGCTTTATAAAGGCTGTACTGATAATTCCTATATTGAATGGAGGAGTTGCATATATAGCATACACTTTATTTAGCGATCGTTTAATTAAGTTAAGGAAAGAGTAG
- the fabG gene encoding 3-oxoacyl-[acyl-carrier-protein] reductase, translating into MTIEKKVAFVTGGSRGIGRAIVEKFAEEGYVVGFSYINSKEVANELINELKNKNMEVFALKFDVSNYVDCCEKFEYIYEKYGNIDVLVNNAGITKDKLFIRMSEEDFDKVTNTNLKGVFNCIKQVAKKMTKKRSGAIINMSSLAGIVGNVGQANYSATKAGVIGMTKTLAAELGPYGVRVNAIAPGFIKTDMTDKIPENIKDKIISSIPLKIIGYPSDIANLAYFLASDQAKYINGQTISVDGGLSSI; encoded by the coding sequence ATGACTATTGAAAAAAAAGTTGCCTTTGTTACAGGAGGTAGTAGGGGAATAGGAAGAGCTATTGTTGAAAAATTTGCAGAGGAAGGATATGTCGTAGGATTTTCATATATAAATTCTAAAGAAGTAGCAAATGAACTCATAAATGAACTTAAAAATAAAAATATGGAAGTTTTTGCACTGAAATTTGATGTAAGCAATTATGTTGATTGTTGTGAGAAATTTGAGTATATATATGAGAAATATGGGAATATTGATGTATTAGTGAATAATGCAGGTATAACAAAAGACAAATTATTTATAAGAATGTCAGAGGAAGATTTTGACAAGGTAACAAATACTAATTTAAAGGGAGTATTTAACTGTATAAAACAAGTAGCAAAAAAAATGACTAAGAAAAGATCAGGTGCGATTATAAATATGTCATCTCTTGCTGGAATAGTTGGTAATGTAGGGCAGGCAAATTACTCAGCTACAAAAGCTGGAGTGATTGGTATGACTAAAACCCTTGCGGCAGAATTAGGACCATATGGAGTAAGAGTAAATGCTATAGCTCCAGGATTTATAAAAACAGATATGACAGATAAAATACCGGAAAACATTAAAGATAAAATAATTTCTAGTATACCATTAAAGATTATTGGTTATCCAAGTGATATAGCAAATCTTGCATATTTTTTGGCCAGTGATCAAGCAAAATATATAAATGGTCAGACAATAAGTGTAGATGGCGGATTATCATCAATATAA
- the fabF gene encoding beta-ketoacyl-ACP synthase II — MKRRVVVTGVGVISPLGNDINIFIENIKKAKNGIKKIESFDTTNHKVKLAAEICDFDPKKFSINNAKKKDKFVQYAIAAAKQVKENSQYRIDESNEFRTGVIIGSGIGGLETISEETKKYIEKGPKKVSSHFIPKSISNMASGSVSIELGTKGVCFSTVTACATGTDSIGQAYRLIKDGYQDAIFAGGSEASICQMGIGGFEAMSALSVSEDVQRASIPFDKERAGFVMGEGSGILLLESLESAIKRNANIICEIVGYGQTSDSHHITAPDPTANSAYIAMKLACEDADIKAEDLSYINAHGTSTKLNDNIETLAIKKLYKNQIENIAPISSTKSMTGHMLGAAGAIEAIVCAFSVKEDFIAPTINYRVKDELCDLDYVTDGTRYTKVDYAMSNSLGFGGHNSSIIMKKYIK; from the coding sequence ATGAAGAGAAGAGTAGTTGTTACTGGTGTAGGTGTAATTAGCCCACTGGGAAATGATATAAATATTTTTATAGAAAATATAAAAAAGGCTAAAAATGGTATAAAAAAAATTGAATCATTTGATACAACAAATCACAAGGTTAAATTAGCAGCAGAAATATGTGATTTTGACCCAAAAAAATTTTCTATAAATAATGCTAAGAAGAAAGATAAATTTGTTCAATATGCAATTGCAGCGGCAAAACAAGTAAAAGAAAATTCACAATATCGAATTGATGAAAGTAATGAATTTAGGACAGGTGTAATAATTGGAAGTGGAATTGGTGGATTGGAGACAATAAGTGAGGAAACTAAAAAGTACATTGAAAAAGGACCTAAAAAAGTGTCATCACACTTTATACCAAAATCTATTTCTAATATGGCCTCAGGAAGTGTTTCAATAGAACTAGGAACTAAGGGAGTTTGTTTTTCAACAGTCACAGCTTGTGCTACAGGTACTGATTCTATAGGACAAGCTTATAGGTTAATTAAAGATGGCTATCAAGATGCTATTTTTGCTGGAGGGAGTGAAGCATCTATTTGTCAAATGGGTATTGGTGGATTTGAAGCCATGTCAGCATTATCAGTATCAGAAGATGTTCAAAGAGCTTCTATACCATTTGACAAAGAAAGAGCAGGTTTTGTAATGGGAGAGGGTTCAGGAATTCTACTATTAGAATCATTAGAATCTGCAATAAAGAGAAATGCAAATATAATATGTGAGATTGTAGGATACGGTCAAACTAGTGATTCACATCATATAACTGCTCCAGATCCGACGGCTAATTCAGCATATATAGCTATGAAATTAGCCTGTGAAGATGCAGATATCAAAGCTGAAGATTTAAGTTATATAAATGCTCATGGCACGAGCACTAAATTAAATGATAATATAGAGACGCTTGCAATAAAAAAGTTATATAAAAATCAGATTGAAAATATAGCTCCTATATCATCTACAAAAAGTATGACAGGACATATGCTAGGAGCAGCGGGTGCTATAGAAGCTATAGTTTGCGCTTTTTCAGTAAAAGAGGATTTTATTGCGCCTACTATAAATTATAGAGTCAAAGATGAATTATGTGACTTGGATTATGTTACTGATGGAACTAGATATACTAAAGTTGATTATGCTATGTCAAATTCTTTGGGATTTGGAGGTCATAATTCTAGTATTATTATGAAAAAATATATTAAGTAA
- a CDS encoding rod shape-determining protein, with product MGFFDKFFKSNINTIMTNDMGIDLGTVNTLVYIKGQGIVVEEPSVVAVREDNSEILAVGQAARDMVGRTPENILAINPLKEGVITDFEATQAMLSYFIQKGSKGIVSPRIVICVPYGITKVERKAIEEAAIQAGGREVFILDEPMAAAIGAGLNVNDPEGNMIVDIGGGTSEIAVISLGGVVVANSVRIAGDEFDVFLENYIRREYNLIVGHRTAQKVKHAIGSAFPSQEELEMTVSGKDILTGLPKTITLGSTEVREALKLPIEEIIEAIKTTLEQTPPELASDIMEKGILLTGGGALLKGLDLLISSETNLNVTLAENPLQSVVLGAGKSIENEDIFHSIVMMNSES from the coding sequence ATGGGCTTTTTTGATAAGTTTTTTAAATCGAATATTAATACTATAATGACAAATGATATGGGTATTGATTTGGGAACAGTCAATACTTTAGTTTATATAAAAGGGCAAGGAATAGTAGTAGAAGAACCATCAGTTGTAGCAGTTAGAGAAGACAATAGCGAAATTTTGGCTGTTGGTCAAGCTGCAAGAGATATGGTAGGTAGAACTCCTGAAAATATTCTAGCCATCAATCCATTAAAGGAGGGTGTAATTACTGATTTTGAAGCTACACAGGCTATGTTGAGCTATTTTATTCAAAAAGGTTCAAAGGGTATAGTTAGCCCTAGAATAGTGATTTGTGTACCTTATGGAATTACAAAAGTAGAAAGAAAAGCTATTGAAGAAGCGGCTATACAAGCTGGAGGAAGAGAAGTATTCATACTTGATGAACCTATGGCTGCTGCTATTGGCGCAGGACTAAATGTAAATGATCCAGAAGGAAACATGATAGTGGATATAGGTGGAGGCACTTCTGAAATAGCAGTAATATCGTTAGGTGGGGTAGTAGTTGCTAATTCTGTAAGAATAGCAGGAGACGAATTTGATGTTTTTTTAGAAAACTATATCAGAAGAGAATATAATTTAATAGTTGGGCATAGAACAGCGCAAAAAGTAAAACATGCAATAGGCTCAGCATTTCCAAGTCAAGAAGAATTGGAAATGACTGTAAGTGGTAAAGATATACTAACTGGCCTACCAAAGACTATTACTTTAGGGTCTACAGAAGTTAGAGAAGCTTTAAAGTTACCGATTGAAGAAATTATAGAGGCTATAAAGACTACTCTAGAGCAAACACCTCCAGAATTAGCATCAGATATAATGGAAAAAGGAATATTACTAACAGGTGGAGGAGCATTGTTAAAAGGTCTAGATTTATTAATATCATCAGAAACTAATCTAAATGTTACATTAGCAGAAAATCCACTTCAAAGTGTAGTATTAGGTGCTGGAAAATCTATAGAAAATGAAGATATTTTCCACAGTATTGTAATGATGAATTCTGAAAGTTAG
- a CDS encoding penicillin-binding transpeptidase domain-containing protein, whose product MKKRLKNINKIILIILAIVFGKIFYMTTFMHEHYSTLADQKTYKQIKVQAPRGEIRDRNGILLAGNQPEFTAQIIADSFNKKGVDKNTYQNKASYSLINILEKNKEKYVDEFPIVINGNSYVYTFDKKISDFKRENNIPQTYEAKKTFYLIVDELIKDGQLTMSDRDKDPTELQKKLNSLGYYPPIMVSEWIFTEQKNKNDWLEGYKLKSDVSAQEAFNLIRSKYYKIDSAMSDSEARKIMLIRDMIKSKVYTQYNPVTVAKGLKNETVVEIEENSMNLSGVSVAVQQKRVYPNAEEAAHILGYVGKIPSEGAEDYVKKGYFADDSIGLAGIEKSYESKLKGENGYKEVKVDSVGRVIEEMKSVSPTSGDTVYLTIDSKVQKTSDESLKKAIESAKSGSAFESKFGSIKVGMSAPNAKSGALIAVDVNNGDVLAMSSYPSYDPNKFADGISKDDYNEYIPKNQNDILAANPLINLATQGVFQPGSVFKMITGVAALESGLSTSYTINDPGFIKFGNKIFADYVWHHEKKNHGIVDIYKALQESCNIFFFVIGSDRNWMTGQDLHLGMGAKKILEYAKKFGLDSPTGLEDEIEARNGRVPSERQKIESTKIQLKNNLDKLMRTHFYQIDYESDNSKFEEKIMRIVSWADEDKAIGRVEAMNRLKKLGVKDQYIEKDADNIVYSYLKFAKWGVGDTFNLAIGQGENAYTPAQVVRYTSALANGGYLVDLNLVNKSVDNKGKVIEESKRKLKKIDLKDDSNLEKIKVGMVRVSTDGLAKTAFSNFPIKVASKTGTAEKSGKIPTENEFEYLKSHLDSYNVDKNQVMKIYEELKNKREGQLVKEKEESIKAKIKNPDTDSDIRKKLEKELKDGIKIKIDKSDKETSSLLRRAIKEVNTNISNDEIDRFKSDYGAFGWFVAYAPADNPKIAVACMIPQGETSSYAVLPVREVIAEYFGLKKDDIKVMTEEETKNESKSNSINKEKNKNYQNENNNDGETEGSIGIE is encoded by the coding sequence TTGAAGAAAAGATTAAAAAATATCAATAAAATAATTTTGATAATACTAGCTATAGTTTTTGGGAAGATTTTCTATATGACTACCTTTATGCACGAGCACTATTCTACTTTAGCGGATCAAAAAACCTACAAGCAGATTAAAGTGCAAGCTCCCAGAGGTGAGATTAGAGATAGAAATGGAATACTGTTAGCTGGAAATCAGCCAGAATTCACAGCTCAAATTATAGCAGATTCATTTAATAAAAAGGGAGTGGATAAAAATACATATCAAAACAAAGCGTCTTATTCATTAATAAATATATTAGAAAAGAATAAAGAAAAATATGTTGATGAATTTCCTATTGTAATTAATGGAAATTCTTATGTATATACATTTGATAAAAAGATAAGTGATTTTAAGAGAGAAAATAATATACCTCAAACTTATGAAGCTAAGAAAACTTTTTATTTGATTGTTGATGAACTTATTAAAGATGGACAATTGACAATGTCTGACAGAGATAAGGATCCTACAGAATTGCAAAAGAAGCTTAATTCTTTGGGTTATTATCCACCTATAATGGTAAGTGAGTGGATATTTACAGAACAAAAAAATAAAAATGATTGGCTTGAAGGGTATAAGCTGAAATCTGATGTAAGTGCACAAGAGGCATTTAATTTAATTAGATCTAAGTACTATAAGATAGATTCAGCTATGTCTGATTCTGAAGCTAGAAAAATTATGCTGATTAGAGATATGATAAAATCTAAGGTATATACTCAATATAATCCTGTGACAGTGGCCAAAGGATTAAAAAATGAGACAGTAGTAGAGATAGAAGAGAATTCAATGAACTTATCAGGTGTATCTGTAGCAGTTCAACAAAAAAGAGTATATCCGAATGCAGAAGAGGCAGCTCATATTTTAGGTTATGTAGGAAAAATACCTTCAGAGGGAGCTGAGGATTATGTAAAAAAAGGATATTTTGCTGATGATTCAATTGGTCTCGCTGGTATTGAAAAATCTTATGAAAGCAAATTAAAAGGCGAAAATGGATATAAAGAGGTTAAGGTAGATAGTGTAGGTAGAGTTATTGAAGAGATGAAATCTGTAAGTCCTACAAGCGGAGATACTGTTTATTTGACTATAGATAGTAAAGTACAAAAAACTTCCGATGAATCTTTAAAAAAGGCTATAGAATCAGCAAAATCTGGTTCGGCATTTGAAAGCAAGTTTGGAAGTATAAAAGTTGGTATGAGTGCACCAAATGCAAAATCAGGGGCACTGATAGCAGTTGATGTAAATAATGGAGATGTATTGGCTATGTCAAGTTATCCGTCATATGATCCTAATAAATTTGCAGATGGAATAAGTAAGGATGACTATAATGAATATATTCCAAAAAATCAAAATGATATATTAGCTGCTAATCCATTAATAAATCTGGCCACGCAGGGAGTATTCCAACCAGGTTCTGTATTTAAAATGATTACAGGTGTTGCGGCATTAGAATCAGGGCTTAGCACCTCGTACACAATAAATGATCCAGGCTTTATTAAATTTGGTAATAAAATATTTGCGGATTATGTTTGGCACCATGAAAAGAAAAATCACGGAATAGTGGATATTTATAAAGCATTACAAGAATCTTGTAATATTTTCTTTTTTGTAATTGGTAGTGATAGAAATTGGATGACAGGTCAAGATTTGCATCTAGGTATGGGAGCAAAAAAAATACTAGAGTACGCCAAGAAGTTTGGCTTAGACTCACCGACAGGACTTGAAGATGAAATAGAAGCTAGGAATGGTAGAGTACCTAGTGAGCGACAAAAGATTGAAAGTACTAAAATTCAATTAAAGAATAATCTAGATAAATTAATGAGAACACATTTTTATCAAATAGATTATGAGAGTGATAATTCAAAATTTGAAGAAAAAATAATGAGAATTGTGTCATGGGCTGATGAAGATAAAGCAATAGGCAGAGTTGAAGCTATGAATAGACTAAAAAAATTAGGCGTTAAGGACCAATATATAGAAAAAGACGCAGATAATATAGTATATAGCTATCTGAAATTTGCTAAATGGGGCGTAGGTGATACATTTAATTTAGCTATTGGTCAAGGTGAAAATGCTTATACGCCTGCACAGGTAGTAAGATACACTTCAGCATTAGCAAATGGTGGATACTTGGTAGATTTAAATTTAGTTAACAAATCTGTTGATAATAAAGGTAAAGTAATAGAAGAGTCTAAGAGAAAATTAAAAAAAATAGATTTAAAAGATGATTCTAACTTAGAAAAAATTAAAGTTGGAATGGTTAGAGTATCAACTGATGGTCTTGCAAAAACAGCATTTTCTAATTTCCCAATAAAAGTAGCATCAAAAACAGGTACAGCAGAAAAATCGGGAAAAATACCTACAGAAAATGAATTTGAATATCTAAAAAGTCATTTAGACTCATATAACGTAGATAAAAATCAGGTAATGAAGATATATGAAGAACTAAAGAATAAAAGAGAAGGCCAATTAGTTAAGGAAAAAGAGGAGTCTATTAAAGCAAAGATAAAAAATCCAGACACTGATTCTGATATAAGAAAGAAACTGGAAAAAGAATTGAAAGATGGCATTAAAATTAAGATTGATAAATCTGATAAGGAAACTTCTTCATTGCTTAGAAGAGCAATAAAAGAAGTAAATACAAATATTAGTAATGATGAGATTGATAGATTTAAATCTGATTATGGAGCATTTGGTTGGTTTGTAGCCTATGCACCAGCAGATAATCCTAAGATTGCAGTGGCATGTATGATTCCTCAAGGAGAAACTAGTTCTTATGCAGTATTACCAGTTAGAGAGGTAATTGCAGAATACTTTGGTTTAAAGAAAGATGATATCAAGGTGATGACAGAAGAAGAAACAAAGAATGAATCAAAAAGTAATAGTATAAACAAAGAAAAAAACAAGAATTATCAGAATGAAAATAACAATGATGGAGAAACAGAGGGTTCAATAGGTATAGAATAA